In Kitasatospora sp. NBC_00240, the following are encoded in one genomic region:
- a CDS encoding alpha/beta fold hydrolase — MTEISHRFVESSSGLRMHVAEAGTGPLVLLLHGFPESWYSWRQQLVALAEAGYHAVAPDQRGYGRTGGPDEVDQYSILHLTGDVAGLIGALGADGAVVVGHDWGAPVAWHTALFRPDLVRGVVGLSVPPYPRGRAGLSQTLRGQLGDPAHLSYYMMYFQQQGAPEAELGRDLDTTFRRLLAGAPEIGPHGLLMVPEGGGFLDVFRDPEELPDWLTEADIAFLAAEFKENGFRRPLHWYRNLDRNWELTAPWHDARIQPPALLIVGDKDLVVANPQARESLSTLSGHVPGLREVRLLPGCGHWTQQERPKEVSEALIDFLAGL, encoded by the coding sequence ATGACCGAGATTTCGCACCGCTTCGTCGAGTCGTCGAGCGGGCTGCGGATGCATGTCGCCGAGGCGGGCACCGGGCCGCTGGTCCTGCTGCTGCACGGCTTCCCGGAGAGCTGGTACTCCTGGCGCCAGCAGCTGGTGGCGCTGGCCGAGGCCGGCTACCACGCGGTGGCGCCGGACCAGCGGGGCTACGGGCGGACCGGCGGCCCCGACGAGGTGGACCAGTACAGCATCCTGCACCTGACCGGTGACGTCGCCGGCCTGATCGGGGCGCTGGGCGCGGACGGCGCGGTGGTGGTCGGGCACGACTGGGGCGCGCCGGTGGCCTGGCACACCGCGCTGTTCCGTCCGGACCTGGTCCGCGGGGTGGTCGGGCTCTCCGTGCCGCCGTACCCGCGCGGGCGGGCCGGGCTGTCGCAGACGCTGCGCGGCCAACTGGGCGACCCCGCCCACCTCTCCTACTACATGATGTACTTCCAGCAGCAGGGGGCGCCCGAGGCGGAGCTGGGCCGGGACCTGGACACCACCTTCCGGCGGCTGCTCGCCGGGGCGCCGGAGATCGGCCCGCACGGTCTGCTGATGGTGCCGGAGGGCGGCGGGTTCCTGGACGTCTTCCGGGATCCCGAGGAGCTGCCCGACTGGCTCACCGAGGCCGACATCGCCTTCCTGGCGGCCGAGTTCAAGGAGAACGGGTTCCGCCGGCCGCTGCACTGGTACCGCAACCTGGACCGCAACTGGGAGCTGACCGCGCCCTGGCACGACGCGAGGATCCAGCCGCCGGCGCTGCTGATCGTGGGTGACAAGGACCTGGTGGTCGCCAACCCCCAGGCCCGGGAGAGCCTGTCCACGCTGTCCGGCCACGTACCCGGACTGCGTGAGGTCCGCCTGCTGCCCGGCTGCGGCCACTGGACCCAGCAGGAGCGGCCCAAGGAGGTCTCCGAGGCGCTGATCGACTTCCTGGCCGGCCTCTGA
- a CDS encoding protein phosphatase, protein MHTTWDATTAGVLRLPSGRLVRGRGLSRPLPPGPEPEFALYLLGHPPPPVAWEARWVRWPDFRLPADREAARAALCELWERAPDERVEVACAGGRGRTGTALACLAVLDGVPPGEAVGYVREHYSPHAVETPWQRRHVRRFR, encoded by the coding sequence ATGCACACGACCTGGGACGCTACGACAGCCGGCGTACTGCGGCTGCCCTCCGGCCGGCTGGTCCGTGGGCGGGGGCTGAGCCGGCCGCTCCCGCCGGGGCCGGAACCCGAGTTCGCGCTGTACCTGCTGGGCCACCCGCCGCCCCCGGTCGCCTGGGAGGCCCGCTGGGTGCGCTGGCCGGACTTCCGGCTGCCCGCCGACCGGGAGGCGGCCCGCGCCGCACTGTGCGAACTCTGGGAGCGCGCCCCGGACGAGCGGGTCGAGGTCGCCTGCGCGGGCGGCCGCGGCCGCACCGGAACCGCCCTGGCCTGCCTCGCCGTGCTGGACGGCGTACCGCCCGGCGAGGCGGTCGGCTACGTCCGCGAGCACTACTCCCCGCACGCCGTGGAGACCCCGTGGCAGCGTCGCCACGTGCGGCGCTTCCGCTGA
- a CDS encoding polysaccharide lyase family 8 super-sandwich domain-containing protein codes for MSADPHALTPPTETPWPGRAGLSRRGVLRIAAGTAVAGSLLLCAQPARAAADAYDVLRLRWRDLLTGTGFDPAAEPFATALRGLGARAGAQYATMAPSTGSLWPDLPLGSASANITGSYLRLRTMALAWAQPGTGFTADPALGTAIAAGLAHLQAGAYSPTTTAYGNWWDWQIGAPKALLDTCVLAYEALTAAGLSGQLASVDRQVPDARVASYTGTSTGANRVDLCRVLALRGVLGKSSAKVATAAGALSPVFPYVRSGDGLYADGSFVQHTWVPYTGSYGEVMLGGLSKLFALLAGSAWQVTDPQRQTVLDSVTAAYAPFLYNGLVMDSVSGRAPSRGLQSADLLQLQQDDHGRGHAIIGHILRLADSGAAPAAQSAGWRAAVKGWIARDHYRPYLTNAAVDLPELARAQRLLADSAVTASGEPAGAGVFAMDRAVVRRAGWAASLSLCSARTTFYETGNGENLRGWHTNSGLLAWWGADYGNGQYSDAFWPTVDPYRLPGTTVSGKPLADAAGGAWGAARPAAVWAGGATDGSYAAVGQDVRGLSSSLSGRKSWFLLDDSVVCLGAGISCADGVPVETVVDNRNLGAAGTHALTVDGVRQPDTLGWSGRLTGVRSLAIAGFGGYVFPGGATVNAARQERTGSWHDINVNGSTQALTRRYLTVWFDHGTDPAGAAYAYLLMPGADAAAAAARAASPTVTVIANTATAQAVSDSASGVTAANFFAAGTAGPITVSAPASVLLRESGGELAITVCDPSRVSATVTVTVARSGYLDAQAGPGVTVLSVDGAVKLLVEVGGAQGAGRTVTLRRSGTPAGAVASALAPTRDSYLRDGSYGDTNYGTAATLTVKNTNTVGSGFGRRALLGFDTSAVPGTVRRAVLWVHGVVADSGGTRTSLQAFATGGEAWTETAVTWNRSPSPGAGLGTGAICDTADWVGLDVTAAAAAAAGGELTLAVWQPLGTVGLAVNLDSRESTAHQPFLEVISS; via the coding sequence ATGAGCGCCGACCCGCACGCCCTCACTCCCCCCACGGAAACCCCGTGGCCCGGCCGGGCCGGCCTGTCCCGCCGAGGGGTGCTCCGGATCGCCGCCGGAACGGCCGTCGCCGGCTCGCTGCTGCTCTGCGCCCAACCCGCCCGGGCCGCCGCCGACGCCTACGACGTGCTCCGGCTGCGCTGGCGCGACCTGCTGACCGGCACCGGCTTCGACCCGGCCGCCGAGCCGTTCGCCACCGCCCTGCGCGGCCTCGGGGCCCGGGCCGGGGCGCAGTACGCCACCATGGCGCCCAGCACCGGATCGCTCTGGCCGGACCTGCCGCTCGGCAGCGCCTCCGCCAACATCACCGGCAGCTACCTCCGGCTGCGCACGATGGCGCTGGCCTGGGCGCAGCCCGGCACCGGGTTCACCGCGGACCCGGCCCTCGGTACGGCGATCGCCGCCGGCCTCGCCCACCTCCAGGCAGGCGCCTACAGCCCGACCACCACCGCCTACGGCAACTGGTGGGACTGGCAGATCGGCGCGCCCAAGGCGCTGCTGGACACCTGCGTGCTGGCGTACGAGGCGCTCACCGCCGCCGGGTTGAGCGGGCAGCTGGCCTCCGTCGACCGGCAGGTGCCGGACGCGAGGGTCGCCTCCTACACCGGCACCAGCACCGGCGCCAACCGGGTCGACCTGTGCCGGGTGCTCGCCCTGCGCGGGGTGCTCGGCAAGAGCTCCGCCAAGGTGGCCACCGCCGCCGGCGCCCTCTCCCCGGTCTTCCCGTACGTGCGCAGCGGTGACGGGCTGTACGCCGACGGCTCGTTCGTGCAGCACACCTGGGTCCCGTACACCGGCTCGTACGGCGAGGTGATGCTCGGCGGGCTGAGCAAGCTGTTCGCCCTGCTGGCCGGGTCCGCGTGGCAGGTCACCGATCCCCAGCGGCAGACCGTCCTCGACTCGGTCACCGCCGCCTACGCGCCGTTCCTCTACAACGGCCTGGTGATGGACTCGGTCTCGGGCCGCGCGCCCAGCCGGGGCCTGCAGAGCGCCGACCTGCTTCAGCTCCAGCAGGACGACCACGGGCGCGGGCACGCGATCATCGGCCACATCCTGCGGCTCGCCGACTCGGGTGCCGCTCCGGCCGCGCAGTCCGCCGGCTGGCGGGCCGCCGTGAAGGGCTGGATCGCTCGTGACCACTACCGCCCCTACCTGACGAACGCGGCCGTCGACCTGCCCGAACTCGCCCGGGCGCAGAGGCTGCTGGCCGACAGCGCGGTGACGGCGAGCGGCGAGCCGGCCGGCGCCGGGGTGTTCGCGATGGACCGCGCGGTGGTGCGGCGGGCCGGCTGGGCGGCTTCGCTGAGCCTCTGCTCGGCCCGTACGACCTTCTACGAGACCGGCAACGGCGAGAACCTGCGCGGCTGGCACACCAACAGCGGACTGCTGGCCTGGTGGGGCGCCGACTACGGCAACGGCCAGTACTCCGACGCCTTCTGGCCGACGGTGGACCCGTACCGCCTGCCCGGCACCACCGTCTCCGGCAAGCCGCTGGCCGACGCCGCCGGCGGTGCGTGGGGCGCCGCGCGGCCGGCCGCGGTCTGGGCGGGCGGCGCCACCGACGGCAGCTACGCGGCGGTCGGCCAGGACGTCCGCGGGCTGTCCTCCAGCCTGAGCGGCCGCAAGTCCTGGTTCCTGCTGGACGATTCGGTGGTCTGCCTGGGCGCGGGCATCAGTTGCGCGGACGGCGTGCCGGTGGAGACCGTCGTCGACAACCGCAACCTGGGCGCCGCCGGTACGCACGCCCTCACGGTGGACGGGGTGCGGCAGCCGGACACCCTCGGCTGGTCCGGGCGGCTGACCGGGGTCCGGTCGCTGGCGATCGCCGGCTTCGGCGGGTACGTCTTCCCGGGCGGTGCGACGGTGAACGCCGCCCGCCAGGAGCGGACCGGCAGTTGGCACGACATCAACGTCAACGGGAGTACCCAGGCGCTGACCCGGCGCTATCTGACGGTCTGGTTCGACCACGGGACGGACCCGGCCGGCGCGGCCTACGCGTACCTGCTGATGCCAGGCGCGGACGCCGCGGCCGCCGCCGCCCGGGCCGCTTCGCCCACGGTCACCGTGATCGCGAACACCGCTACGGCGCAGGCGGTTTCGGACAGCGCCTCCGGCGTCACGGCGGCCAACTTCTTCGCGGCCGGGACGGCCGGGCCGATCACCGTGTCGGCGCCCGCCTCGGTGCTGCTGCGGGAATCCGGCGGCGAGCTGGCGATCACGGTCTGCGACCCTTCACGGGTGTCGGCGACCGTCACCGTCACCGTCGCCCGCTCCGGCTACCTGGACGCCCAGGCCGGCCCGGGCGTCACCGTGCTGTCGGTGGACGGCGCGGTGAAGCTGCTGGTGGAGGTCGGCGGGGCGCAGGGCGCCGGCCGCACCGTCACGCTGCGCAGGAGCGGCACGCCCGCCGGCGCCGTCGCCTCGGCCCTGGCCCCGACCCGGGACAGCTACCTGCGGGACGGCAGCTACGGCGACACCAACTACGGTACGGCGGCCACGCTCACGGTGAAGAACACCAACACCGTCGGGAGCGGCTTCGGGCGGCGGGCGCTGCTCGGTTTCGACACCTCGGCCGTCCCGGGGACGGTCCGCCGGGCGGTGCTGTGGGTGCACGGGGTGGTGGCCGACTCCGGCGGCACCCGGACCTCGCTGCAGGCCTTCGCCACCGGCGGCGAGGCCTGGACGGAGACCGCGGTGACCTGGAACCGCTCGCCCTCGCCGGGCGCCGGGCTCGGTACGGGCGCGATCTGCGACACGGCGGACTGGGTCGGCCTGGACGTCACTGCCGCGGCGGCCGCGGCGGCCGGCGGCGAGCTGACCCTCGCGGTGTGGCAGCCGCTCGGCACGGTGGGGCTGGCCGTCAACCTCGACAGCCGGGAGAGCACGGCCCACCAGCCCTTCCTGGAGGTGATCAGCTCCTGA
- a CDS encoding NUDIX hydrolase, with product MVSASLLLADPRGRVLMLHQAHPYPRHPTWWQPPGGLADPGERPYKTALRELAEEPDSSRPGSCACSPATTAVPPAAGRR from the coding sequence GTGGTCTCCGCGAGCCTGCTGCTGGCCGACCCGCGGGGCCGGGTCCTGATGCTGCACCAGGCCCACCCGTATCCGCGCCATCCCACCTGGTGGCAGCCGCCGGGAGGCCTCGCCGACCCGGGCGAGCGCCCGTACAAGACCGCCCTGCGCGAGCTGGCCGAGGAGCCGGACTCGTCCCGGCCCGGGAGCTGCGCCTGCTCGCCGGCGACCACCGCGGTGCCACCGGCGGCGGGCCGCCGGTGA
- a CDS encoding SigB/SigF/SigG family RNA polymerase sigma factor, whose translation MPALRDVDPLPGGGPAVPPSGRSTGGRARPEPSFGAVLPGEDLGAVGPADARALSKELFVRLGRLERGTREYSYVRGTLVELNLTLVRFAAARYRGRGEPMEDIVQAGTVGLIKAIDGFDLAAGLEFPTFALPTIRGELKRFFRDTGWMVHVPRRLQELRLALAKAGDVLEQRSDRPPTVAELAAYLDLPEREVVEGQKASNAHCPRSLDAPVDGADGGGTLADRFAVEEKGFEATVDLESLKPLVAALPERDRTVLALRFGAELTQAQIGERLGLSQMHVSRILIRILGGLRAGLLADD comes from the coding sequence ATGCCGGCTCTGCGAGACGTGGATCCACTTCCCGGCGGCGGCCCCGCGGTGCCGCCCTCCGGCCGGTCCACCGGCGGTCGGGCCCGGCCGGAGCCGTCGTTCGGGGCGGTCCTGCCGGGTGAGGACCTCGGGGCGGTCGGACCGGCCGACGCGCGGGCCCTGTCCAAGGAGCTCTTCGTCCGGCTTGGCCGCTTGGAGCGGGGCACCCGCGAGTACTCGTACGTGCGCGGGACGCTGGTCGAGCTGAACCTGACCCTGGTCCGGTTCGCGGCCGCGCGCTACCGCGGGCGCGGCGAACCGATGGAGGACATCGTCCAGGCCGGGACGGTGGGCCTGATCAAGGCGATCGACGGCTTCGACCTCGCGGCCGGGTTGGAGTTCCCGACCTTCGCGCTGCCGACGATCCGCGGGGAGCTCAAACGGTTCTTCCGCGACACCGGGTGGATGGTGCACGTCCCCCGCCGGCTGCAGGAACTCAGGCTGGCCCTGGCCAAGGCCGGCGACGTGCTGGAGCAGCGCTCCGACCGTCCGCCGACCGTGGCCGAACTCGCCGCGTACCTGGACCTGCCGGAGCGGGAGGTCGTGGAGGGGCAGAAGGCGTCCAACGCCCACTGCCCGCGGTCGCTGGACGCGCCGGTCGACGGGGCCGACGGCGGCGGCACGCTGGCGGACCGGTTCGCGGTGGAGGAGAAGGGCTTCGAGGCCACGGTGGACCTCGAGTCCCTCAAGCCGCTGGTGGCCGCGCTGCCGGAGCGCGACCGGACCGTGCTCGCGTTGCGGTTCGGGGCGGAGCTGACCCAGGCGCAGATCGGCGAGCGGCTCGGGCTGTCCCAGATGCACGTCTCACGGATCCTGATCCGGATCCTCGGGGGCCTGCGCGCCGGCCTGCTCGCCGACGACTGA
- a CDS encoding MazG-like family protein, translating into MDDTWDIINSLAGKLDSRSHLQGEQRWLVQIVKLQEEVGEVAEAAIGALGENPRKGYSHSWDDVRAEACDVITTGMVLLARMGGDPQRLFDEHLRRLAARDLRPEQG; encoded by the coding sequence ATGGACGACACCTGGGACATCATCAACTCGCTTGCCGGAAAACTTGATTCGCGATCGCATCTGCAGGGCGAACAGCGTTGGCTGGTCCAGATCGTCAAACTGCAGGAGGAGGTCGGGGAAGTCGCCGAGGCCGCCATCGGCGCCCTGGGCGAGAACCCCCGTAAGGGCTACTCGCACTCCTGGGACGACGTCCGCGCCGAGGCCTGCGACGTGATCACCACCGGCATGGTGCTGCTGGCCCGGATGGGCGGCGACCCGCAGCGGCTCTTCGACGAGCATCTGCGCCGCCTGGCGGCCCGCGACCTGCGGCCGGAACAGGGCTGA
- a CDS encoding (2Fe-2S)-binding protein, with protein sequence MPSHTFVLNGRPVSVDAPDDMPLLWVLRDKLGVTGPKYGCGVGVCRACTSHLDGAEFQPCTVAVKDCAGRQVTTIEGLADGEVLHPVQEAWLECDVAQCGFCQPGQIMTAVALLRRNPAPTDADIDEIQNICRCGTYPRIREAIKRAAAAG encoded by the coding sequence ATGCCCAGTCACACCTTCGTCCTCAACGGGCGGCCGGTCAGCGTGGACGCCCCGGACGACATGCCGCTGCTCTGGGTGCTGCGCGACAAGCTCGGGGTCACCGGCCCCAAGTACGGCTGCGGGGTGGGTGTCTGCCGGGCCTGCACCAGCCACCTGGACGGTGCGGAGTTCCAGCCCTGCACGGTGGCGGTGAAGGACTGCGCCGGGCGGCAGGTGACGACGATCGAGGGCCTCGCGGACGGCGAGGTGCTGCACCCCGTCCAGGAGGCCTGGCTGGAGTGCGACGTCGCACAGTGCGGGTTCTGCCAGCCGGGCCAGATCATGACCGCCGTGGCGCTGCTGCGCCGCAACCCCGCGCCGACCGACGCGGACATCGACGAGATCCAGAACATCTGCCGCTGCGGCACGTACCCGCGGATCCGGGAGGCGATCAAGCGGGCCGCGGCGGCCGGCTGA
- a CDS encoding TIGR03086 family metal-binding protein, protein MSDTDADTGTTDPVELLARALLQAGAVVAATGPDQGALPTPCRSWDVTDLVSHLLDDLRQFTVRANGGTPDWKAPTERVTQGWAQAFESGAEELLAAWRRAGDLSGVLDVPGMGELPARFPVDQQTAELAVHSWDLATATGQPTDLDETVGRAALDWGRGALQPKFRGAESEGRAFGPEVPAGPDAPVYDRLAAWFGRPPADD, encoded by the coding sequence ATGTCCGACACCGACGCCGACACCGGCACCACCGATCCGGTGGAGCTGCTCGCCCGCGCGCTCCTCCAGGCTGGCGCGGTCGTCGCCGCGACCGGGCCCGACCAGGGCGCGCTGCCGACCCCGTGCCGGTCCTGGGACGTGACCGACCTGGTCAGCCATCTGCTCGACGACCTGCGGCAGTTCACCGTCCGGGCGAACGGCGGCACCCCGGACTGGAAGGCGCCCACGGAGCGCGTCACCCAAGGCTGGGCGCAGGCCTTCGAGTCCGGCGCCGAGGAACTGCTCGCCGCCTGGCGCCGGGCCGGCGACCTCTCCGGTGTCCTCGACGTCCCGGGCATGGGCGAGCTGCCGGCCCGGTTCCCGGTGGACCAGCAGACCGCCGAACTCGCCGTCCACAGCTGGGATCTCGCCACCGCGACCGGGCAGCCCACCGACCTGGACGAGACCGTCGGCCGGGCCGCCCTCGACTGGGGCCGGGGCGCCCTGCAACCGAAGTTCCGGGGCGCGGAGAGCGAGGGGCGAGCCTTCGGCCCCGAAGTCCCGGCCGGACCGGACGCCCCGGTGTACGACCGGCTGGCCGCGTGGTTCGGCCGACCTCCGGCGGACGACTGA
- a CDS encoding M4 family metallopeptidase, giving the protein MSPISARRRRTLPAAIAVAATAALLAATVQTGSAAAVTTRDTAIAHAKANVTHNASVFGFGTDQDLQVKDVIIDQDGSQHVRFDRTYRGLPVVGGDLVVHQDAKGRLKDSSRAAAHDAAVKSTVPAVRAEATAGRALGQAPGISAATSSPELVVWAADGTPRLAWRTTVAGVGEHGQPAGRIVVTDATTGDQIEAYDADQEATGTGKSEYTGTVSIETKAQTGGYALVDAVRGHSTRDARNASSGSVTATSGVLFTDTDNIWGDGEKFSTDRATAAVDAHANTAWTYDYYKNTFGRSGIKNDGKGATVFVHVGTKWDNAQWSDACFCMMTGDGDGVTDPEQVDLDTMGHEMTHGVTSATANLRYSGESGGLNEATSDIFGTMVEWYANNAVDTPDYLFSDQSTPPWLRRMDKPSLDGSSADCWSKKVAQLDVHNSSGVGNHWFYLASEGSGAKTVKGVAYNSPTCNGSTVTGIGNDKVAKIWYRALTVYMTSTTNYKGARVASLSAAKDLYGAGSAEYNAVAAAWSAVSVS; this is encoded by the coding sequence GTGAGCCCCATCTCCGCGCGCCGCCGTCGCACCCTGCCCGCAGCGATAGCGGTCGCCGCCACCGCGGCACTTCTCGCCGCGACCGTCCAGACCGGATCGGCCGCCGCCGTCACCACCCGCGACACGGCGATCGCCCACGCCAAGGCCAATGTCACCCACAACGCCTCGGTGTTCGGCTTCGGGACGGACCAGGACCTCCAGGTCAAGGACGTCATCATCGACCAGGACGGCAGCCAGCACGTCCGTTTCGACCGCACCTACCGCGGGCTGCCCGTCGTCGGCGGTGACCTGGTGGTCCACCAGGACGCCAAGGGCCGGCTCAAGGACTCCTCCCGGGCGGCCGCCCACGACGCCGCCGTGAAGTCCACCGTCCCCGCCGTTCGCGCCGAGGCCACCGCCGGTCGCGCGCTGGGCCAGGCGCCGGGAATCTCGGCCGCCACCAGCAGCCCCGAACTGGTCGTCTGGGCCGCCGACGGCACGCCCCGACTCGCCTGGCGGACCACCGTCGCGGGCGTCGGCGAGCACGGCCAGCCCGCCGGCCGGATCGTCGTCACCGACGCCACCACCGGCGACCAGATCGAGGCGTACGACGCCGACCAGGAGGCCACCGGCACCGGGAAGTCCGAGTACACCGGCACGGTCAGCATCGAGACCAAGGCCCAGACCGGCGGCTACGCCCTGGTCGACGCCGTCCGCGGGCACAGCACCCGGGACGCCCGCAACGCCTCCTCCGGGTCCGTCACCGCCACCTCCGGCGTGCTGTTCACCGACACGGACAACATCTGGGGCGACGGCGAGAAGTTCTCCACCGACCGGGCCACCGCCGCCGTGGACGCCCACGCGAACACGGCCTGGACCTACGACTACTACAAGAACACCTTCGGCCGGAGCGGCATCAAGAACGACGGCAAGGGCGCCACCGTCTTCGTGCACGTCGGCACCAAGTGGGACAACGCCCAGTGGTCCGACGCCTGCTTCTGCATGATGACCGGCGACGGCGACGGGGTCACCGACCCCGAGCAGGTCGACCTCGACACCATGGGCCACGAGATGACCCACGGCGTCACCAGCGCGACCGCCAACCTCCGTTACAGCGGCGAGTCCGGCGGACTCAACGAGGCCACCAGCGACATCTTCGGCACCATGGTCGAGTGGTACGCCAACAACGCCGTCGACACCCCGGACTACCTGTTCAGCGACCAGTCCACGCCGCCGTGGCTGCGCCGGATGGACAAGCCCTCGCTGGACGGCTCCTCCGCGGACTGCTGGAGCAAGAAGGTCGCCCAGCTCGACGTGCACAACTCCTCCGGCGTGGGCAACCACTGGTTCTACCTGGCGAGTGAGGGCAGTGGCGCCAAGACGGTCAAGGGCGTCGCCTACAACAGCCCGACCTGCAACGGCTCCACGGTGACCGGCATCGGCAACGACAAGGTCGCCAAGATCTGGTACCGCGCGCTGACCGTCTACATGACGTCCACCACCAACTACAAGGGCGCGCGGGTCGCTTCGCTGAGCGCCGCCAAGGACCTGTACGGCGCGGGCAGCGCCGAGTACAACGCGGTCGCCGCGGCCTGGAGCGCGGTCAGCGTCAGCTGA
- a CDS encoding molybdopterin cofactor-binding domain-containing protein: MPDVVDLGDALILAGLPTAHLLVLEVTAAGRVVLHLPRAEVGQGLTTAVAMLVAEELDARLDDVDVPLSDARPDLLFNQLTGGSNSVRSLYDPVRAAAAAARARLVTAAAVRWGLPAGSLRTEDSAVLAPDGRRAGFGSLAAAAAAVTVPAVPSTPKPAELQRLVGTPTGRIDARDIVTGRARYAGDLAVPGAVPTVVARPPTINGGVQSFDASAARGLPGVLDVLPLPGGGGVAVLAETFDQALKARDALQVSWRPGPLAGLSDAGIRSRLRAANLPFLVPPLLTLHVDAEFDFAFVSHAPMEVLTAVADVRPDRAELWFSSQSPIVAQQSVAAAIGLPQDAVTVHVVRGGGSFGRRLFFDAALEAAQISKAAGRPVKLMWTRNDDMRHGRMRPAGHHRIRATHALGQVLTYEHRVATVRTDFRHGLGEALTAAGFGVQAGGLSLSQGFFLLTEKNPYQLGVTTQLLAEVPLDVPTGSWRSVYSGTVRVADEIMMDELARAFGQDPVAFRRARLGGANARAVLDTVAAEGRWGRPMPAGHAQGVGFHEEHRSCAAYLVEIDATDPAQPRVTKAVIAADVGRAVNPRGLEAQLTGALIDGISVILQAGNHIDHGAVREGSYADFRYARQRHSPPSVEVHLMPPTGPPGGAGELGVPAASAAVANAYARATGRSPRSFPISF, from the coding sequence GTGCCTGACGTCGTCGATCTCGGCGACGCGCTGATCCTGGCCGGCCTGCCCACCGCCCACCTGCTGGTGCTGGAGGTGACCGCCGCCGGCCGGGTGGTGCTGCACCTGCCCCGGGCCGAGGTGGGCCAGGGCCTGACCACCGCCGTCGCGATGCTGGTCGCCGAAGAGCTGGACGCCCGGCTGGACGACGTCGACGTGCCGCTCTCCGACGCCCGGCCGGACCTGCTGTTCAACCAGCTGACGGGCGGCTCCAACTCGGTCCGCTCGCTGTACGACCCGGTCCGCGCGGCGGCGGCCGCCGCCCGGGCCAGGCTGGTCACCGCCGCAGCCGTGCGGTGGGGGCTGCCCGCCGGGTCGCTGCGCACCGAGGACAGCGCCGTGCTCGCCCCCGACGGGCGCCGCGCCGGGTTCGGCTCGCTGGCGGCGGCCGCCGCCGCGGTGACCGTCCCGGCGGTGCCGAGCACGCCCAAGCCCGCCGAGCTGCAGCGACTGGTCGGCACGCCCACCGGGCGGATCGACGCCCGCGACATCGTCACCGGCCGCGCCCGGTACGCCGGTGACCTGGCCGTCCCGGGCGCGGTACCGACCGTGGTGGCGCGGCCGCCGACGATCAACGGCGGTGTGCAGTCCTTCGACGCCTCGGCCGCCCGCGGCCTGCCCGGGGTGCTGGACGTGCTGCCGCTGCCCGGCGGCGGCGGGGTGGCGGTGCTGGCCGAGACCTTCGACCAGGCGCTCAAGGCCCGGGACGCGCTCCAGGTGTCCTGGCGGCCGGGCCCGCTGGCCGGCCTCTCCGACGCGGGCATCCGCAGCCGGCTTCGGGCCGCCAACCTGCCCTTCCTCGTACCGCCGCTGCTCACCCTGCACGTGGACGCGGAGTTCGACTTCGCCTTCGTCAGCCACGCCCCGATGGAGGTGCTGACCGCCGTCGCCGACGTCCGCCCGGACCGCGCCGAGCTGTGGTTCTCCTCGCAGTCGCCGATCGTCGCGCAGCAGAGCGTCGCCGCCGCGATCGGGCTGCCGCAGGACGCGGTCACCGTGCACGTCGTGCGCGGCGGCGGCTCCTTCGGACGGCGGCTGTTCTTCGACGCCGCGCTGGAGGCGGCGCAGATCTCCAAGGCCGCCGGGCGGCCCGTCAAGCTGATGTGGACCCGCAACGACGACATGCGGCACGGCCGGATGCGCCCGGCCGGCCACCACCGGATCCGCGCCACCCACGCACTGGGCCAGGTGCTGACCTACGAGCACCGGGTGGCGACGGTGCGGACGGACTTCCGGCACGGCCTCGGCGAGGCCCTGACCGCCGCCGGGTTCGGCGTCCAGGCGGGCGGGCTGAGCCTGAGCCAGGGCTTCTTCCTGCTCACCGAGAAGAACCCGTACCAGCTCGGGGTGACCACCCAGCTGCTCGCCGAGGTGCCGCTGGATGTGCCCACCGGCAGCTGGCGCTCGGTGTACTCGGGGACGGTCCGGGTGGCGGACGAGATCATGATGGACGAGCTCGCCCGGGCCTTCGGGCAGGACCCGGTCGCCTTCCGCCGCGCCCGGCTGGGCGGTGCGAACGCCCGGGCGGTGCTGGACACCGTCGCCGCCGAAGGCCGCTGGGGCCGGCCGATGCCGGCCGGGCACGCCCAGGGTGTGGGGTTCCACGAGGAGCACCGCTCCTGCGCCGCCTACCTGGTCGAGATCGACGCCACCGACCCGGCGCAGCCGCGGGTCACCAAGGCGGTGATCGCCGCCGACGTCGGCCGGGCGGTCAATCCGCGCGGGCTGGAGGCCCAGCTGACCGGCGCGCTGATCGACGGCATCTCGGTGATCCTGCAGGCGGGCAACCACATCGACCACGGCGCGGTGCGCGAGGGCAGCTACGCGGACTTCCGGTACGCCCGGCAGCGGCACAGCCCGCCGTCCGTCGAGGTGCACCTGATGCCGCCCACCGGGCCGCCCGGCGGCGCGGGCGAACTCGGCGTGCCGGCCGCCTCCGCCGCCGTCGCCAACGCGTACGCCCGGGCCACCGGCCGCAGCCCGCGTTCCTTCCCGATCAGCTTCTGA